One stretch of Candidatus Micrarchaeota archaeon DNA includes these proteins:
- a CDS encoding type II secretion system F family protein has translation MVKIKKEEKAPQPLVAKPMRKKVLVRAPGALEKFGYWLASKFPTLEHKLLLADIRKEPHEYMISAFMLSLLSSVLFGVLVFFFVLAFNHMMFKPKYLLTFLTTPVVFFLFFGMWLAYPDVRAKKRARDIDKDIVFAGRHIVIALKSGVPLFDALVGVTQDYGQVSEEFRKIVEKVSLGEPMTQAMREVANNNPSKAFRRVVLQMVNALVSGSDVADALDAILDQVAQEQLIQMKEYGQKLNPFSMFFMLFGIVFPSLGVVFFTIVLSMAGGVGESLAGVLLPVVFVTLVGVQFSFMSAMESSRPKVVL, from the coding sequence ATGGTGAAGATTAAGAAGGAAGAAAAAGCACCGCAACCGTTGGTTGCTAAACCCATGCGTAAGAAGGTACTTGTCAGAGCGCCGGGCGCTCTCGAGAAGTTCGGGTACTGGTTGGCTTCAAAGTTCCCGACACTGGAGCATAAACTCCTTCTTGCAGATATCCGTAAAGAGCCCCATGAGTACATGATAAGCGCATTCATGTTATCTTTACTTTCGTCGGTTCTTTTCGGTGTGCTTGTCTTCTTCTTCGTTCTCGCATTCAACCATATGATGTTTAAACCTAAATACCTGCTCACCTTTCTAACTACCCCAGTTGTCTTTTTCTTGTTCTTCGGAATGTGGTTGGCCTATCCTGATGTTCGCGCTAAGAAGCGTGCCAGGGATATAGATAAGGATATCGTGTTTGCCGGTCGCCATATCGTGATCGCACTTAAATCAGGAGTGCCGTTGTTCGATGCGTTGGTCGGTGTTACCCAGGATTACGGTCAGGTTAGTGAAGAGTTCAGAAAGATCGTTGAAAAGGTATCCTTGGGAGAACCTATGACACAGGCCATGAGAGAGGTGGCTAACAACAATCCGTCCAAGGCCTTCAGAAGGGTAGTTCTCCAGATGGTTAATGCACTCGTGTCCGGGTCCGATGTGGCCGATGCCTTAGACGCTATCCTGGATCAGGTTGCTCAAGAACAACTCATCCAGATGAAAGAATACGGTCAGAAACTCAATCCGTTCAGTATGTTCTTCATGCTTTTCGGTATAGTGTTCCCTTCGCTCGGTGTTGTTTTCTTCACGATAGTTCTCTCGATGGCCGGTGGTGTCGGTGAAAGTCTGGCGGGCGTACTGTTACCGGTCGTATTCGTAACGTTGGTGGGCGTACAGTTTTCGTTCATGTCTGCAATGGAAAGTTCCAGACCTAAGGTTGTGTTGTAG
- the apgM gene encoding 2,3-bisphosphoglycerate-independent phosphoglycerate mutase gives MKRGPSSTDTCRTNTLLFIMDGLGGRPPKTGLMMSNHPNLDRIAESGTCGLMVVHGRGIKPESEDAHLRIFGYNPKVYLKGRGPLEALGLGVRLRENDIAFRANLATVKDVGGGTVELVDRRAGRIPTITAKRLTEKIRSVRIDGVRFLYYQGVEHRGVVVIRPDRGVELSPKVYGNDPVHSGRLRARPVNRSRAAKRTAELINEYVAEVHKILNSASINKNRVKRGLLPANYILLRGAGEYTKIPSMKERFGMRCACVAGAPLYKGVARYVGMKTFEVRGATGDKKTNIRNKVRTAVRLLNEKDGRGRWRYDLVFLHIKATDSFAHDKDCEGKARFIEKIDRYLATIVKEARTHNIIITGDHATPCIVGDHTDDPVPIMVSGPSVEPDEVERFDEEECKKGRLGTVFGRDIIRLIKRMNSGTIKINDQKG, from the coding sequence ATGAAACGCGGTCCCTCATCAACGGATACATGTAGAACGAACACCTTACTGTTCATCATGGACGGTCTCGGCGGACGACCTCCTAAAACCGGTCTTATGATGAGCAATCATCCGAACCTTGACAGGATCGCCGAGTCGGGAACCTGCGGACTGATGGTCGTTCACGGAAGAGGTATCAAACCGGAAAGCGAAGACGCACACCTCAGAATTTTCGGATACAACCCAAAGGTCTATTTGAAAGGTAGGGGACCTCTTGAAGCGTTGGGATTGGGGGTTCGTCTACGGGAAAACGATATCGCGTTCAGGGCGAATCTTGCCACTGTTAAAGACGTCGGAGGTGGTACGGTCGAACTGGTGGACAGACGGGCAGGACGGATCCCTACCATCACGGCTAAGAGATTAACCGAGAAGATAAGATCAGTACGTATAGACGGTGTAAGGTTCCTCTACTATCAAGGTGTGGAACACAGAGGCGTGGTCGTAATAAGACCGGATAGAGGGGTCGAACTTTCGCCCAAAGTCTACGGTAACGACCCTGTTCATTCCGGCAGACTGCGCGCGCGACCGGTTAACCGGTCGCGCGCCGCAAAGAGAACTGCAGAACTGATCAACGAGTACGTTGCTGAAGTTCATAAGATCCTGAATTCTGCATCGATCAACAAAAACAGAGTTAAGAGAGGTCTGTTACCCGCGAATTATATACTGTTACGGGGTGCCGGCGAATACACTAAGATACCGAGTATGAAGGAACGGTTCGGTATGCGGTGCGCCTGCGTAGCAGGCGCACCACTGTACAAAGGTGTCGCAAGGTACGTTGGCATGAAAACCTTTGAAGTAAGAGGTGCGACTGGCGATAAAAAGACAAACATAAGAAACAAGGTTCGTACAGCGGTACGTTTGCTCAATGAAAAAGACGGTCGTGGAAGATGGAGGTACGATTTAGTCTTCCTTCATATAAAGGCAACCGATTCATTCGCTCATGATAAGGACTGTGAGGGTAAGGCGCGGTTTATAGAAAAGATAGACAGGTATCTGGCGACCATCGTGAAAGAGGCGCGAACGCACAACATAATCATCACTGGCGACCATGCTACACCCTGCATCGTTGGCGACCACACGGACGACCCAGTACCTATCATGGTATCCGGACCATCTGTGGAACCGGATGAAGTTGAACGGTTCGATGAAGAGGAATGTAAAAAAGGAAGATTAGGAACGGTCTTCGGTAGAGACATAATCCGTTTGATAAAAAGAATGAACAGCGGCACGATAAAAATAAATGATCAGAAGGGTTAA
- a CDS encoding type II secretion system F family protein, which yields MVGYESLGRLFGRKIVRRLGAALDSAGINIDAETFLGMSVVVTVILSVVIALVALSSNFIMNYIVLILSKISPEVYYTGTASPVYLTLEVGFTYILSFIVSAVTVAFLIYVVILLRIDARRKAIEAVLPDFLLLASANVRAGMTVDQALWYAAKPEFGLLSSEVEMVAKRSFAGEPFDKALDRLGRRFDSRILKRAIALIKQGIASGGKLADILERVAEDARDMQMMKKEISASLLMYVIFIMFAAAFATPFLFSVAHQLLIRLETVISQVPNLSTSTLQKYGAASRFGFVKIGKLPIHSDDFMLFSVITLVFTVFMSSMIIGIIRYGSKKEGLKLFPLLLVVAVVVFILTESALSTVLKMLS from the coding sequence ATGGTCGGTTATGAATCTCTGGGACGTCTGTTCGGTAGGAAGATCGTCAGACGGTTGGGTGCAGCACTGGATTCGGCAGGTATCAACATAGATGCGGAAACGTTCCTCGGTATGAGCGTGGTCGTTACAGTGATCCTTTCCGTAGTTATCGCTCTGGTAGCATTATCCAGCAATTTTATCATGAACTACATAGTCCTTATACTGAGTAAAATATCTCCAGAAGTGTACTATACCGGAACAGCGTCACCTGTGTACCTTACATTAGAGGTAGGGTTTACCTATATACTATCCTTTATTGTCAGCGCTGTGACGGTCGCTTTCCTGATCTATGTTGTTATACTGTTGAGGATCGATGCACGACGTAAAGCCATCGAGGCGGTGTTACCGGATTTCCTGCTCCTCGCATCCGCGAACGTAAGGGCAGGTATGACCGTTGACCAGGCGCTGTGGTACGCAGCTAAACCTGAGTTCGGCCTTTTGTCATCGGAAGTCGAGATGGTTGCGAAAAGGTCCTTTGCAGGCGAACCCTTTGATAAAGCATTGGACAGGTTGGGAAGACGGTTCGATTCACGGATCCTGAAACGTGCGATAGCATTGATCAAACAGGGAATCGCGTCCGGCGGTAAACTCGCCGATATACTGGAACGCGTGGCAGAGGATGCACGTGATATGCAGATGATGAAAAAGGAGATCTCGGCATCGTTGCTGATGTACGTGATATTCATCATGTTCGCCGCTGCGTTTGCCACACCGTTCCTGTTCTCGGTAGCGCATCAACTGCTGATCAGGTTGGAAACGGTCATATCACAGGTTCCTAACCTCTCAACATCTACGCTTCAAAAATACGGCGCAGCCTCACGGTTCGGGTTCGTGAAGATAGGTAAACTTCCGATACATTCCGATGATTTCATGTTGTTCTCAGTAATAACGTTGGTGTTCACAGTGTTCATGTCTTCCATGATCATAGGTATTATAAGGTACGGTTCAAAGAAAGAAGGGTTGAAACTGTTCCCATTGCTGTTGGTAGTGGCGGTAGTGGTCTTCATACTCACAGAGTCGGCGTTGTCAACGGTCCTGAAGATGCTCTCTTAA
- a CDS encoding CpaF family protein, protein MPKKTEKNVEKSEESSKPKVGLTKKAEPAPKRQGKLIDSYFFKSEKIPVSVKIVDVGDYVPHYNVSIPGLAEGTKIILNTLKGELVTNVKLDVTELIDPKKADEVKRKFLERAMVLLDKHFPNVAPETKEVLASYLIQNTLGLGELEAPMHDDLLEEIVINSSKEPVWVYHKKYGWCKTNIWIRSEEAIYDYAAMIGRKVGRQINVLNPLMDAHLPTGDRVNATLSPISSFGNTITIRKFSRNPWTIPLLVDLHCISSEVAAFIWLAIEHELSLIVSGGTASGKTSLLNAIAGFIPPNHRVISIEDTRELTLPSFLHWVPMVTREPNPEGKGEVTMLDLMVNSLRMRPDRIIVGEVRRQKEAEVMFEAMHTGHSVYATIHADNAEETISRLTNPPINVPPAMLDALSGIIVQFRHRKLGIRRTLEFAEILKGGDLNVLYRWDIRTDKINELTKSISIANTLNLYAGLTMKEIEDSVKEKAMIIDWMTKKKYFKVDEVGHIVARYYASPSEVVEVAKRGGDWNFQ, encoded by the coding sequence ATGCCGAAAAAGACTGAGAAGAATGTTGAAAAATCTGAGGAGTCATCTAAACCGAAGGTGGGTTTAACCAAGAAGGCGGAACCTGCCCCCAAGAGACAGGGTAAACTGATAGATTCGTACTTCTTCAAGAGCGAGAAGATACCCGTGAGCGTTAAGATCGTTGATGTCGGTGATTATGTACCTCATTACAATGTGTCTATCCCCGGTTTGGCAGAAGGTACGAAGATCATACTCAATACATTGAAAGGCGAACTCGTTACAAACGTTAAATTGGATGTCACGGAACTGATAGATCCGAAGAAAGCGGATGAAGTGAAACGCAAGTTTTTGGAACGCGCTATGGTCCTTCTGGATAAACATTTCCCTAACGTTGCACCCGAAACCAAGGAGGTGTTGGCGTCCTACCTGATCCAGAACACTCTGGGTCTGGGTGAACTGGAGGCGCCGATGCATGACGACCTTTTGGAAGAGATAGTGATCAACTCTTCAAAAGAGCCCGTTTGGGTATATCACAAGAAATACGGATGGTGTAAGACAAACATATGGATAAGGAGTGAGGAGGCGATCTACGATTATGCTGCGATGATAGGTCGGAAAGTAGGGAGACAGATCAATGTTCTGAACCCGTTGATGGATGCGCATCTACCGACAGGTGACAGGGTTAACGCGACACTGAGTCCGATATCGTCTTTCGGTAACACCATAACCATCCGTAAGTTCTCGAGAAATCCGTGGACCATACCATTGCTCGTTGACCTGCACTGTATCTCATCGGAAGTTGCGGCGTTCATCTGGTTGGCCATAGAACACGAATTATCTCTCATCGTGTCCGGTGGTACCGCATCCGGTAAAACGTCTCTGTTGAACGCTATCGCCGGTTTCATACCTCCCAACCATCGCGTCATCTCTATAGAGGATACGCGGGAACTGACGTTACCTTCGTTCTTGCACTGGGTACCGATGGTCACGCGCGAACCTAACCCTGAGGGTAAAGGCGAGGTAACGATGCTCGACCTGATGGTCAATTCGCTCCGTATGAGACCCGACAGGATCATCGTCGGTGAAGTGCGAAGACAGAAGGAAGCAGAAGTTATGTTCGAAGCCATGCATACAGGTCACTCTGTGTACGCTACGATCCACGCGGATAATGCCGAAGAAACGATATCCCGTCTTACAAACCCGCCGATAAACGTACCTCCGGCCATGTTAGATGCGTTGTCCGGTATCATCGTACAGTTCAGACACAGAAAACTAGGTATCCGTAGGACTTTGGAGTTTGCGGAGATCCTGAAAGGCGGTGACCTGAATGTGTTGTACAGATGGGACATCCGGACAGATAAAATCAACGAACTGACCAAATCGATTTCCATAGCCAACACGCTTAACCTGTATGCCGGTCTGACGATGAAGGAGATCGAGGACAGTGTCAAGGAGAAGGCAATGATCATAGATTGGATGACAAAGAAGAAGTATTTCAAGGTGGATGAGGTCGGTCACATCGTTGCCCGGTACTATGCGTCACCTAGCGAGGTTGTTGAGGTTGCGAAGAGAGGAGGGGATTGGAATTTCCAATAA